In the Allorhizobium ampelinum S4 genome, one interval contains:
- a CDS encoding RES family NAD+ phosphorylase — translation MKLTRLGPPGEVFHRFLTPRWSHLPTSGAGAAADGGRFNRPGIEALYLSRAPQTALEEYRQGASITPPATLAAYSVVLDRVADLSGGFDPLLWDATWAEWDCPWRRIVRIDRKIPASWKLSDIVISAGYKGILFPSLRHAGGTNLVVFSANLIDDDTVEVHDPDGRLPKDQSSWP, via the coding sequence TTGAAACTCACGCGTCTTGGCCCGCCCGGCGAGGTCTTTCACCGTTTTCTCACGCCAAGATGGTCTCACCTTCCAACCAGCGGCGCCGGGGCTGCGGCCGATGGCGGACGTTTCAACCGTCCAGGAATAGAAGCTCTCTATCTTTCCAGAGCTCCACAAACAGCCCTTGAGGAGTACCGTCAGGGCGCCTCAATCACACCGCCGGCGACACTTGCAGCATACAGTGTCGTGCTTGATCGGGTCGCCGATCTGTCCGGCGGATTCGATCCGCTCCTGTGGGACGCCACATGGGCCGAATGGGATTGTCCCTGGCGCAGGATTGTCCGGATCGACCGAAAAATTCCTGCATCGTGGAAACTCTCCGATATCGTGATCTCTGCCGGATACAAGGGAATTCTCTTTCCATCGCTTCGGCATGCGGGCGGTACAAATCTCGTCGTGTTTAGCGCCAATCTGATCGATGACGACACGGTCGAGGTCCATGATCCCGATGGACGCTTGCCCAAGGACCAGTCCTCCTGGCCTTGA
- a CDS encoding RHE_PE00001 family protein, which yields MSYDIGAIDLRALILPAAQAGEALARLDERIARSPIRDGFLERQNFADAIASLWIDGELVHLEDLVLHDARLDIRTPTHELTIAHSILRARRQIFSHPPDWALSVAGIARLRGRGGVDDDAPLKPRLPLADYEDDNHLALDDRDHNDDFADIDTVLARSAAVLDGSTIIRPLATRDPLIYEEDWDEDERLEQWRSLFIETEGLPPVLRSALLLDAWNRIEVLQHRAELGRQLVASLLRRDGTTPAHLPALNIGLRSVRRERRHAGSQLTRTLAILDAFTAAAELGMKEHDRIVLARQQLDRQASARSVNSKLSRLVDLVVARPVVSATMIAQELGVTPQGARHLAAQLPLREMTGRGRFRAWGVI from the coding sequence ATGAGTTACGACATCGGCGCCATTGATCTGAGAGCCTTGATTTTGCCGGCCGCCCAGGCCGGAGAGGCTTTGGCACGGCTTGACGAACGCATTGCCCGGTCACCCATCCGCGACGGCTTTCTGGAGCGACAGAACTTCGCCGATGCCATCGCTTCGCTGTGGATCGATGGCGAACTCGTACACCTCGAAGATCTTGTCCTGCATGACGCCCGTCTCGACATCCGTACCCCGACCCACGAGCTGACCATTGCCCATTCCATCCTGCGCGCCCGCCGGCAGATATTTTCCCATCCGCCTGACTGGGCGTTGAGCGTCGCCGGTATTGCCCGGCTCCGGGGCAGGGGAGGGGTAGACGACGACGCCCCCCTGAAGCCGCGTTTACCGCTCGCGGACTATGAAGACGACAATCACCTTGCGCTAGATGATCGTGACCATAACGATGACTTTGCCGACATCGACACGGTGCTGGCGCGCAGCGCCGCCGTTCTCGACGGATCGACGATTATTCGGCCGCTCGCCACGCGTGATCCTCTGATCTACGAGGAAGATTGGGACGAAGACGAGCGGCTCGAACAATGGCGTTCTCTGTTCATCGAGACAGAGGGTCTTCCACCGGTGTTGCGCTCCGCACTGCTGCTCGATGCGTGGAACCGCATTGAGGTGCTTCAGCATCGCGCGGAGCTCGGTCGCCAGTTGGTCGCGTCGCTTCTGCGCCGCGATGGCACGACGCCGGCGCACCTGCCGGCACTCAATATTGGCCTGCGCAGCGTGCGACGCGAACGGCGTCATGCCGGAAGCCAGCTGACGCGCACCTTGGCGATCCTCGACGCGTTCACCGCAGCAGCCGAGCTGGGGATGAAGGAACATGACCGGATCGTCCTGGCCCGGCAGCAGCTGGATCGGCAAGCTTCAGCCAGGAGCGTGAATTCGAAACTGTCTCGGTTGGTCGATCTGGTCGTTGCCAGGCCAGTCGTTTCGGCGACCATGATTGCACAAGAACTTGGTGTTACCCCGCAAGGGGCACGGCACCTGGCGGCGCAGTTGCCGCTGCGGGAGATGACGGGCAGGGGGAGGTTTCGGGCGTGGGGGGTAATTTAG
- a CDS encoding type II toxin-antitoxin system Phd/YefM family antitoxin, with protein MTVTVKVAEAKTHLSDLLAKVEAGEEVIISRGNTPVARLTRIRRDNDVEALIAEIKAQRVGRPVTTQDEIREWRDEGRRY; from the coding sequence ATGACCGTTACCGTCAAGGTCGCCGAGGCCAAGACCCATCTGTCCGATCTGCTGGCGAAAGTCGAAGCCGGCGAGGAGGTGATTATCTCGCGCGGCAACACGCCCGTTGCCCGGCTTACCCGTATCCGCCGCGACAATGATGTCGAAGCTTTGATCGCCGAAATCAAGGCCCAGCGCGTCGGCCGACCCGTCACCACGCAGGACGAAATCCGCGAATGGCGCGATGAAGGCCGGCGTTACTGA
- a CDS encoding DUF7673 family protein produces MNSEEREAFERLLKLAQSDTGQAGRAADFVLAWWNADSLGGFDLPDLFGVDMAIGVDRATVFTYLAGRQDAVYPEEYRSQTEAIIQQWRPGARAKSHSAAQAG; encoded by the coding sequence ATGAATAGTGAAGAACGCGAAGCGTTCGAGCGACTGCTAAAATTGGCCCAGAGCGATACCGGCCAGGCCGGCCGGGCGGCCGATTTTGTCCTAGCATGGTGGAATGCCGACAGTTTGGGCGGTTTCGATCTGCCGGATCTGTTTGGCGTTGATATGGCGATAGGCGTGGATAGGGCGACGGTCTTTACTTATCTCGCAGGCAGACAAGATGCGGTTTACCCTGAGGAGTATCGGTCGCAGACTGAGGCTATTATTCAGCAGTGGCGACCGGGCGCGCGGGCCAAGAGCCATTCAGCCGCTCAGGCTGGATAA
- a CDS encoding site-specific integrase: MSTDLSLSGNDVLRRAEELDALDAILPFDRRDQLAELLTDDDVATLKHLASEGMGDNTMRALASDLAYLEAWCVLATGTPLPWPAPESLLLKFVAHHLWDPAERETNADHGMPEDVAIALRVKGLLRSTGPHAPATVRRRLTSWSILTRWRGLTGSFSAPSLKSALRLAVRASNRPRQRKSKKAVTGDILAKLLTACAGDRLVDLRDRALLLMAFASGGRRRSEVAGLRVEDLMEEEPVRANPSDELSPLLPCLTIRLGRTKTTSADDDEHVVLIGRPVTALKHWLEQAKIEAGPVFRRIDQWGNLDRHALTPQSVNLILKTRIAQAGLDPMQFSAHGLRSGYLTEAANRGIPLPEAMQQSLHKSVTQASGYYNNTERKLGRAARLVL; the protein is encoded by the coding sequence ATGAGCACTGACCTGTCGCTTTCGGGTAATGACGTTCTAAGGCGTGCCGAAGAGCTGGACGCGCTCGATGCCATCCTGCCCTTCGACCGGCGCGACCAGCTCGCCGAGTTGCTCACCGACGACGACGTCGCGACGCTCAAGCACCTCGCCAGCGAAGGCATGGGCGACAACACCATGCGGGCGCTGGCGTCCGATCTCGCCTATCTGGAGGCGTGGTGCGTGCTCGCAACAGGCACTCCCCTCCCCTGGCCCGCACCAGAAAGTTTGTTGCTGAAATTCGTCGCCCACCATCTGTGGGATCCAGCCGAGCGTGAAACCAATGCCGATCACGGAATGCCGGAGGACGTGGCGATCGCGCTTCGTGTCAAGGGACTGCTCAGAAGCACTGGCCCGCATGCGCCGGCAACTGTCCGCCGTCGACTGACGAGCTGGTCGATCCTGACCCGTTGGCGTGGCCTGACCGGATCGTTTTCGGCGCCGTCGCTGAAAAGCGCGCTTCGGTTGGCCGTCCGTGCCAGCAACCGGCCCAGACAGAGAAAAAGCAAGAAGGCCGTGACCGGCGATATCCTCGCCAAGCTGCTCACCGCCTGTGCCGGCGATCGGCTGGTCGATCTGCGCGACCGGGCGCTGCTGCTGATGGCGTTTGCGTCCGGCGGCCGCCGGCGTTCCGAGGTAGCAGGCTTGCGCGTCGAGGATCTGATGGAAGAGGAACCAGTCCGCGCAAACCCCTCCGACGAGCTCTCCCCTCTTCTGCCCTGCCTCACCATCCGTCTCGGTCGCACCAAAACCACGTCGGCTGACGATGATGAACATGTCGTGCTGATCGGCAGGCCTGTGACCGCACTCAAGCATTGGCTTGAACAGGCAAAGATCGAAGCAGGACCCGTCTTCCGCCGCATCGACCAATGGGGCAATCTCGACCGCCATGCCCTGACGCCGCAGTCCGTCAATCTTATCCTTAAGACGCGGATAGCACAGGCTGGTCTCGATCCAATGCAGTTCTCCGCCCATGGCCTGCGATCGGGTTACCTTACGGAGGCTGCCAACCGCGGCATTCCGCTGCCTGAAGCGATGCAGCAGTCTCTGCACAAGTCGGTCACTCAGGCGTCGGGGTACTACAACAACACCGAACGCAAACTGGGACGGGCGGCACGCCTGGTGCTCTGA
- a CDS encoding type II toxin-antitoxin system VapC family toxin has translation MSFVLDASIAAAWFLPDEQHDAADRLMSEIRSTVGLVPALFWFETRNLFLVAERRGRLRPGEPILLMTQLRGLPLEDAGSGGDGLVLELAARHTLTAYDASYVALARTQGLPLATGDRKMATAARGEGITVVGPLEHEH, from the coding sequence ATGTCCTTCGTTCTCGATGCCTCCATCGCCGCCGCCTGGTTTCTGCCCGACGAACAACACGACGCCGCCGATCGACTGATGTCGGAGATACGGTCGACGGTCGGTCTCGTGCCGGCGCTGTTCTGGTTCGAGACCCGCAATCTGTTTCTGGTTGCGGAACGGCGCGGTCGCCTTCGCCCCGGCGAACCGATTCTGCTGATGACACAGTTGCGAGGGCTGCCGCTCGAGGACGCCGGATCGGGCGGAGACGGCCTGGTCTTGGAACTGGCGGCCCGTCACACGCTGACCGCATATGATGCGAGCTATGTCGCGCTTGCCAGAACGCAAGGGCTGCCTCTGGCGACCGGGGACCGAAAGATGGCCACCGCCGCCCGAGGTGAAGGCATCACCGTCGTTGGGCCGCTCGAACATGAGCACTGA